The DNA sequence tataGTCACTGGTGTGACAAGATTTCGCAAGATTAAAATGTgacattaggcttgtttgagatgcatCGGCGCTGTGCAGACCGATCGGCGTATGACACCAAAGCACCGCGAAATGTCGCAATTCTCAATACCACAGCCGAGTACTAGCAactagtattaataaaaaaaaataaaaatacaattctcacaattattgcaaataaaactgtcagtaataaaaatgcaaaggacaaatacaatagaataaaataaataaataaaacaatacaaatgaaacaaactatGCTTTAAGTATTCAGTTAACAGCCTACTACAGaaatgaataatcaaatgtaaaataaaacagcatagtcttcacattaaagctacaaaagtccttcagtcaagagcagtgagtgattttgtctttgtcttttgttgtttgattaatattaagcacACAGTCGCAGCAGGAAAATAgcccgctgtcactttaagagccgcATGGATCCAATTTACCGTTACACATGTATTTGCATTCTCAACTctttatgttcatttattacatGACCAATGGGCGTTTATGTTAATAATCACTATGTGccgcattttgacacatttttgcgTGTATTTGACCGTTTAGGCGTGCATCTTGAGCTAAAAGATGACTTCACATACCAACAAACACAGAACGTTCCCCTAACGTTCCCATTTGGTTCCCAGTTGGTTATATTTTTGGGAACCAAATAACGTTCTAGGAACGTTCCCTGTAGGTTATTTTTAGTTGTCATAACCATgtaaactaattaaaactttGCAGATGTTTCTGATTATTCTAATACTgaagtgtgtattttttttttttttatcataaacTATTTTTGCAGAATTTCATGTCTGAAATAAGCTTTTAATAAAGTGTAGACAAAGTAGTCAAATTGcattataatgataatataattcCAATTTTATAGCTGAAATTAAGTCAAGGTTAAGCATAGTCTGAAAAGCATATCATAAACACTGGGTTTGTTCGTATGTTTCTTTACAGCACGCCGCTGATCTGCACGTGCTTTTCTCCTGCGTTCCACACACTCacataatttaaacattttgttttattgactaaCACATTTATTGATCTCTTTATTGAATAATttcttataattaataaatatttgagagTAAATATTATGATTTCAGAGAGATTTGACAAGTTTAATTAAAGAGAACATAACCGAGAAGTTTTTGTTAATGGACCAAAACAGATCATCGTTAATTCAGTGGTAAGAAATGATTGTAATCCTATCAAATAAaccttattaatttttaatgtctgtaaaaataaaattcaaatttttaaaacCCAATATTTTGTTGAAGTCATTGttatttggtgcttaagaaacatatCCTGATTGCACACGTACATCTCGGAgatgtctgcatttacatctgtaagacgtattttttagggtgtttgctcatctgaaATACGTCTATTGGAcgttttagatgtcaaatagatgtctattagatgtctttaagatgtttatgatgtttatgacagcagatgctttccagaccAACAGAccatctttaacagacatcttgcagatgtacgtgtgctatctgggtaaTATCTGGGTTATTATATGGTACATGGTAGTTATAATAAAGAAATCTTTCATAGCCTATTAATGGATACAGTAATTCAATCTCATTTAATGCTCCTTATGATGGTTAAACATTCCCAGAACGTTCCCCTAACCTAACGGGAACGTTCTATTTATGTTAAGAAAACTTTGCTGGCTAACCAAAAGGGAACATTCTTgagaacgttctgggaaccaaaAATTGTTAGCTGGGACGTCCGTGTTCTGTTCCGTCTCTGAGCGCAAGCCTCCTGAGTAACAGCGCTAGTTCTCTTTCgtgctttttaaaacataaataaatctaatgaactttaataaatcaaacaTGTCCCATTTGGCAAAAGTCACgtaacatgattttactgatttgcacgTGAAACTGGGCTTTTAAGAGGAGCGAAAGCCCACTGCTGGAAAGGGGGTCAGAATGGGGTGCAATACTTGTTTTATCTccattactgtattttcataattgttGGAGGCCGAAATTGAAACTCTATTTgaattaattgcacagccctaacacagctgtttcacgactgcatttaattcacttcatctgtgataaaGTATGCAAAGAGCATCACTACGgggagcagaaagtgtccaATCCTGCTTTCAATTCCTTTCCCCGAATGCAAGCGGCAACTTTTGCTGATCGGTCTGCGCAGCGCTGCTTCAAGCCAAACAGCGAATGAACAATGAACATGTCAAAGACAGTCATGCTGATCTATTCCTGGAAGCCAGATGTTCATGGGACGTTTGAGGAGACCTGCAGCATCAACCTGAAGCTCTCACCCGCTGAAGCTGAGCCTGTCAGGATCTGGATGGGAAACTCCACCAATCATTACTGCTAGCTAGTGAGTTGTTTCCATATCACAAGTCAAACAGTACTTCATTTAGTTCTTGCAACTCTCTGAACCACTTGATTAAGATGTTTCGAGTGGAATGCAACATTAGTTCACGTGTGTAAATCTTGAGAAATCAAGTTCAGCTGATGTGGTCTTACACTGTGTGAGTGAATTTAACCGTTTCAGCAGACTACAGATTGCTAggtttaaaatagtaaaaataataaaaaatgcgtCCAGTTATTTCTCGTTGACCCCAGAATATTCAGATGGCCAGGAAGGAGGCAAGGCACACAAGATCTGAATATACCTTTCTTCAACTTCATTGTTTCATACAATAGTATAAACActcttacgaaaattaaccatgattttactatagtaaaagtgctttttccatttttaccatttgtataacaaCACTTTTACGACAAATAGCCTACCGTAGTTAAACTATGGTCAGTGTAGTAAAACCCAAGTTAATTTGTGGTTGTATGGTTTAATTTGTAAACCATACAATTGCaatttttggtttatttgtagtaaaaccatggctgATTTGTATTGTTTGTGTGCGTTGGTGCTCTTATTCCGAGCCCCTATACTGCTTATTCCAGTGTTTAAAATGGCTGAATGAATGTGCGGTAACTTATTTAACAATGTTAaacattgaaataatttttaacagtaaCAAGTTGACAGTGCGACTACTttgaatattcatattttggcaacaaaaacaacagttaatatttaaaaaataaagcatacacataaacacaaataggaaataaaacgaATACATGTGTCCTAAACTTCTGAAACATTAgcgtctcatattttagagtagtcactgcaatttgggaaagaaatcaattaaatctgtatgtgtgtgaaaatattcaaatgtaaccccctttgtaatctttaaagttttcataagtaactgtaatttaattacacataaagtcccagaatgcattgcgtTGCTGACGTCACGTTCACATTcgctgttgaaattaaatgttttaattcatttaacattttattaaacctGGAACTTTACCTTCATTAAAAATTTCTGCTATTTTAGGCTCTCTGGCCGAGCAGCCGTCTGTACCGACATCTTCATGAATCGAAAGACGCTTGATGTGAACTTCAAACTCCATTGGGTACTTTTTGAGGCTTTGGGGGACAGCAGTGGatggattattattataattatttttggttgtccatgtttttttaagtgaagtaacctatgttttattttattgtatataaagTTTATTgattaactttaaaattaatttttgatttaACAGTATTTGCTTAaagttgttttgtgtttgatgagaaataaaacaaaaagctgaagattttttttgtggCGTACCCTTCATCAGTGTCTTTGCAAATCTACACAATCACTAAAAACTGATGTGACAGACAGTGATTAACCTCATTCTTTTCTCTCTATACATAAAGGGACATTTGCATAGATGGACGAACATAATAGTCTGATATTGTAAATGTGGCCAATTACATTTGCATTAAGCACCCAGTTTGCACTTGTCTGTAGTTTAAATGAGCCTAAAATAGCagaaataagtatttttaatgaaagtaaAGGTCTAcgtttaataaatttttttatgaaattacaaataaatacaaataaataaatccagttTAGTTTTATACATGCATTTTTCTTTCCATATATTTTGTTCTAATGTCACAAATAATAATCTCAAGGTTTACTGGATTTTACATGATTCCTTGATTCTTTTGTAGTGTGGGCTCGGTGAAGTGtactaaaaacattttcacgTGTCCTGTCCTCCAAATTGACTCACAACCTAATCAGTTTGTACATAACGAAATTAATGCATTCATCAACTCCAAGTGAGACTTCAAGTTGGCTCAAGACAAGTAGCCTAGCTATTCACGACGAAAATGTATTGAGTAAAATGTTTCCATATGTCTTGTCCAGTGTACTGTGGAAAAAGGCATAGGTTCCAAGGTTTATTAAAGTCCTAAAAGCATGCAGCATTTTTCTTTCTCGTGATCTCAACATAAGTTGTTTACTTGTGATCTAGACATAAGaaaatagagaaaaatgattgttattaagattttattcttttaataaataaacacatggccTCTCAGGGCTTCCATATATTTGATTGGATAGTTAAAAACATCTATCCTGGTGTGAAAAAGGAATTGGGAAATGCCCCCTTTTTGTTCCGCAGCCTATACTTTCAAGTACAGCTGAAAAAAATGCAGAGGATTAATTTGATTCCAAGGTAATAAGGCAACAAGGCACGTCCGAATCCTATGTGAGCTTCATCTTATCGATTTCCAGGTGAGAgttgagctaaaaaataaaacagagcgcCGGTTTTGGCAGTTTGTGTGTAGACTAAATGTAGGTTTTTGACTAACTTTTTCCACTTTTGATGTCGTTTTAGTGATGTTTGTATTGTAGTGATCGAGTATTCGCATAGTTATCCGCAAGGTTCTCTTGTAGATCATTAAATAGTGTTTGCCTCAAGTCTGTCTGAATTATTACTTTGGGGAGGAACAAACAAACGCTGCCTGTAATTAGTCTGATGAGGAGAGGTGAGCAGTTCTTAtatctaaattaaaatataatttacacagTTTAATATGCGGGGTCGTTTCTGCCTTGTTTTCCTCGCTTACAGCGCCGTATACTGGCCTAAACACTAGAACAGCAGGCAATAAGCATGTGAGgaaaacatattaaattaattaagaCCTGagcaattttgtgtttttgtatgttagtgtgtttgatccaggtcagaggactgggacggccatggcagaagttttgttttgtgcccagtgacccatttatgaggtttgtttttggactattgtcctgttggaagatcCAGACATGACCCATTATAAGATTCAGtcaggttttgattttttatctgttggcatttgatagaatccatgatgccatgcgtctaaacaagatgtccaggacctccagcagaaatataggcccacaacatcaaaaatacagcagtatatttcattgtacacatggggtacttttttatccctgtgttcaccaaacccatcttgagtgtttgctgctaaaaagctcatttttagtttcatctgaccatagaagccagtcccatttgaagttccagtcgtgtctgataactgaatatgctggagattgtttttggatgaaaacattttcttttcttgattttcttttattattttgtctttaaaaattataatcaaacAGCACCTCCATCACTACGTTGTTTGGGAgtgtttaaaggttttctgaccccgagacgcAACTATCTTCcgcagttctccagctgtgatcttTGGAGAGTCTTTGGTAGGGTGACCAGACTTCCCGTTTTTCCTGGGACAGTCCCGTATTTCAGCTCTATTTTTAGTGTCCcgacttattttgaaaaaatcaCGTTTTGTCCCGTATTTCAAaatttagtagtagtagtagtattctGTCACATGAGAACAGCCTAATCAAAGGTAGCCAAGCTCGTCATAGAACAAAATTACCATCCAATCACAATTCGTCATTGATTAACCTGGAGTAAGTGAAGACGGGATACGCGGAATCATGGTGAATGACACACTAGAAACGATCTCTCGACCGCGCGATCCCAGTTCTGCGATCAGTTCTGACAATCTGaattgtcaaatacacacacagctgtcaaaATGTCCATCGTGTGGAGTATCTCACgtttggttttaatttttatataaaaaaataactatgcacctgtgtgtgtataagaTTTCTCATATCGTGATCATATATCAGCCCCCTTGTCCCCCCCACCCGTCCCATAATGAACCATGAGAAGTCCTGTCACCCTaatctttggccactcaaacctCTCCTCCTCACCGCGCATTAGGACAGTGGTTCTCAAAATGAGGTATGCAGAGGAATCtctgaattaaatataaattaggCTGGGTGTCCACCaaaacgtgttttttttttttcccccgaGGCtagtgaatttttaaaattgttttaaatgggAGCGTCTTTTTCATGCTGAGCACTTGGGCGTTTTTTTCTCGGCGCCGAGAGTTGAAGAATGTTCAACTGTGGGTAAAACTTAGTGCTCATCAATGTCACTTTTTAGTCAACTAACCAATCACAGTGGACGAGGGGCGGTACTAATACCGTCACACCCTGCTTGTACTATGACTGAACAACAATAGAGGAGTTAATATTGCTTGTCTCCGAGTATTTATGTCTTTACCAGATGGAATTGCCGGAGTaccataatattgttttgaaaaataatgcatggaGAAACATTTCATTCGCGATGCGTCTGCCATATTACTTCAGAGGATACTCCATATCATAGCAACCACAGCGTCTCACtctcaactgaaaaaaacaaacaaaaatacgcTGCCCCCTCAAGCGCTCACAGCTGGGCATTTTCAGCTGGCTTTGGTGGACACGTGGCCTGATTGTTGTTACTTGCAGCTACACATACAGCCTGTGttaattttaaaagttaaataaaactaagttactgtacttaagtacgatacatattcatttaatctttatttaagtacagtgttttaacatttaagtacagtacactttttatttcacttttaggtacaatatattttaatttaataattaagtttttttatttacctggAAGTAAGCACAGTGCAGTGTTAATGTTTAAACTGTGTATTTACAATGTCTTAAGAGGCtgacaataataaatattcttattaggaataaaacctgacttttttttctttctttatttttaaactgtgcaTAGTGCTACTGCATTTTAATGTTGGTCATAATGGTGGTACTTGGAAAGCCAAATATTTTTGAGGTGGTACTTGGTGTAAaatttgagaaccactgcattaggacgatatagacacacatcctcttccaggatgattcgtaacattttatgttgattggaaattcttaattattgccctgatggtggaaatgggaatttacACTGCtccagctcttttcttaaagccacttcactaatttgtgaagctcaattatcttttgctgcacatcagaaatatattctttggttttctcattgtgatggatgattaaggaatttgggctttgttttccctcctatttatatttctgtgaaacaggaagccatggctggataatttcatgttcataatcaccctggtgtgctcaaaattgtgaatatgaatgggaatatacttcagagatattttactcataataatgtcttggggtaccaataattgtgtccaacatgtatttgagtaaaacatttatttcataatgagattttcccccatGTTAAgttgttttagttcaatgaaaggttagactTTTGTGAATTTCTTAAtgcagattttttaaaatgtttacagccttttttgatcatatttaccaagggtaccaacaattctgaccacgtgtgaaTGAAGAAGGTAAATGGACAAACCTTTCCCAAATAGATAGCAGTGATGCGGTTACTCCACTGTATGGATCTTCATGTGTATCTTCAGATGACTTTTAGCAGTGAAACTCtttccgcactgatcacatgtgtgtggCTTCTCTCTGCTGTGGATCTTCTCATGTACTTTCAGATTTCCTAACTGACTGGATGTCTTGTCACAGTGtaaacacttgtaaggtttctctccagtgtggatcctctggtGTAGTTCTAAAGAGCTCGCTGTAgtaaaagtcttctcacactcaaagcacaagtgctctctcacaccagtgtgaGTTTTCTGATGTACATGTAAACTCTGCAACAGTGAAAAACTCTTCCCACATTCAGAACAggaatgtggcttctccttcGTATGAACTGCCAGGTGTTTCTTCAGGTCTGATGACCAATGAAATGTTTTGCTGCACTGATCACACTTgaacggcttctctccggtgtgaatcCTCATGTGAGCAGTAAGACTGTGCTTGTtcgtgaaactcttcccgcactgatcacacttGAATGGCTTTTCTCCGGTGTGAACTCTTATGTGACGCTCAAGactatgtttgtttgtgaaactctttccacactgagtgcaggtgataGATTTAttggcttttcttttctttaaaaatttatttttagtctTTGAGCGACTCAGAGGTTTTTCTCCAGGTTTGTCATGATGCTCCTCCTCCACTTCACTCAGTTCTTCACTCTCCTCGCTCTCTTCCATCAggtgtgaaatatatatattttttttaaatcactttaaatAAACCAAAGTTCAAAGAGAAATATGAAAGTGAGTCCTGATGTAATAGCAGAAACAAGACAGCTGCTGTAAAACATTATAATCattcttgtgtgtttttatgaattaattacATGACTGAGATACAAGTTATTTTTGATGTAGTGAGTACTATCAATCATCTAATGTTAAGTTAAAGGGACCAAACAGATCTCTCCCCTCAAttacttccatagtaggaaaaataaatactatgatAGCCAATGCGGGGCAATATCTGTTCAGTTACTGACATTCTGccaaatatcttcctttgtgttcagcagaacaaagacatttatacagGTTTTGagtaagtgatgacagaattttcatttttgggagagctatccattttgcaaaaaaaaacaacgttgtaaactatatattttaactttatttaaatgtgaTAAAGTGCTTTGATACTTTGTAACATGAATGTTCTTCAGCATCATGAATAGGGTTTCAAAGGGCAAATTTCCAGGGGAACTTCATTTTAGAAATATTCCAAATTGGAAACATGAGTTAAAGGGAATTAATTGGAAAGTtggtttaatttatatataaaataaattactgaatGGATTTCATACACTTTTTGACTTTGGGACCAGTTGCCAAATAGAGAAGTTAAGTTATTTCTCAGATAATGCTAGCAGCaagttaaagggacagttacccaaaaatgaaaattctgtcatcaattactcagcCTCAAATTGTTCTAAACcggtatgaatttctttgttctcctcaacataaaagatattttgaagaatgttcgtAACCAAAAATGTCTGGTCCCCCATTGACTCCCATGGTATTAttttcatactatggaagttaGTGGGgcccagcaactgtttggttaccaatattctccccaaaaatattttgtgtgtgtgtgtacctgtttttctattcaagtggggacttaaacctgaatacacgcagactcatggggactcgtgtcatggtggggacctaaattgaggtcctcacaggtaaacaagctaataaatcacacagaatgaagtttttttaaaatctaaaaatgcctgtagtctcctgtaaggggtaggtttaggtgtagggttggtgtaggacaatagaatatacggtctgtacagtagaaaaagcattacgcctatggagagtccccacaaggatagcaaaccagacatgtgtgtgcgcgtgttcAACAGAAAATAGAAACTCTATATATACAATTAACACAACCAGTGAGGTTCAGTCTTGTACTAAAGTATACACTTGGTCAGTTTTCtttgcagtacaagattatgctgcaagaaaaaaattctCAACTACATTT is a window from the Onychostoma macrolepis isolate SWU-2019 chromosome 03, ASM1243209v1, whole genome shotgun sequence genome containing:
- the LOC131537392 gene encoding zinc finger protein 239-like — translated: MEESEESEELSEVEEEHHDKPGEKPLSRSKTKNKFLKKRKANKSITCTQCGKSFTNKHSLERHIRVHTGEKPFKCDQCGKSFTNKHSLTAHMRIHTGEKPFKCDQCSKTFHWSSDLKKHLAVHTKEKPHSCSECGKSFSLLQSLHVHQKTHTGVREHLCFECEKTFTTASSLELHQRIHTGEKPYKCLHCDKTSSQLGNLKVHEKIHSREKPHTCDQCGKSFTAKSHLKIHMKIHTVE